One Dioscorea cayenensis subsp. rotundata cultivar TDr96_F1 chromosome 19, TDr96_F1_v2_PseudoChromosome.rev07_lg8_w22 25.fasta, whole genome shotgun sequence genomic window, CATTTCAAACACACACATCCTCccttttggatcaaaacaacaAACTCTTGTACTCCCATGCATTGCCACTCTTGCAACTCTAGTCTCCCAACCAAAACAATGCTGAAATCTATGTTCTTCCCATTGACTCTGCCCAGCTCTAGTTATTCTCAGTACTATTCCCTTGTGTCCCCGGAAACTTGCTTGTATGATCAGCTCTGGTTTGCCGGTCAATTCCGATACTGCGCCGATGATTGCAGGACCGACTACTACATTGCAGTCCTCTTCTTGTATTTCAGGCAAATCTATGACTGTTCCTGAGACTGGATGTAACAGTCTTAGTGTACACTTGTTATTAACAATGCTTGTATTTGGTTCATATTTTGAAGATGTAACTCTAGGTTGATATGGAAAAATTCTATGGGAATAGAAACCTCCATTGATGATGTTCATGGGGTGAGAATTTGGGTGGAGGAGAAGCCAACCATGTTTGGAGCTGATACATGTGCCTTGGCTTACAATGTCAGGGATTTTGACTCTAGAGATTGCATTGGTTGATAAGTCTATGAATATTCTGTCAGTGGAGATGGAAGAGGAAGGATTGCATAAAACCCAAGGGATTGTGATTTTGTTGGGTTCAGGTTTGATGATGGATTTCCAAGAATTGCACACATAAGAAATTCTCATGGCATCAAATGGTGGCAGGTAGTTCATCACTCCCCATAAGAATTGGCCTGGTATGTGAGACcaatctctctcttcttcttcctgtgatttttaataatttggttGAGATATGGAATTTATGGAaggaaataattaaagaaaaaggtaaaaatatGATTTGGAGAGAAACATACCAGATTAGGGTTGTTGTTTGGGTGcttgatcatcttcttcatcatgtTTCTTTTGCTATGGTTATGGGAATTTGAGAAGGGGGGTGGTCTAGGGTTTCAAGTCTAGGAAAAGGAAAGATTTGGTAAAATATTGTTGGGTTGGAgtgattaattataaataatttatggaTATAAGACTAGATTACAAATAGCATAATTGATGAGATTTATGATTAATTGATTATAAAGGCGTGATTAATTATGTTGATAAGGTTGAGGCAATGTGAATATGTCTTCTAGATAATGTGTGGTATTACCCGtcaatttttggtttttaatgtttatttgttattatattaattatatatatatcataagaGGACCGATTTTTACGAATATTCATATGAACAGTTGAATTAAAACTAtgcttataaataattatactgTGAAAATTGGgatgtacatatatatagatgtatatgagtttgttttgaaatatgaatagattattttatctcataatatatattaaagttaatttctgtatattttttaatattaatttaattttggaatattaatatatttttaaaagttattttttaaaatatagagataggttaatttttcttataatatctTATAGTATTTCAATGCTGATTCAAATTctaagattaattttttaaaataaatatttaaaatatggagatagttatcttatttcataagatttttataattaaatccaAGCATTATTAGTTCAAACttaataaaataactttttaaactcatttcttttatattatatttccaTCAAGTCTTAAACTATTGATATTAGAAGTtacataactttttttatataacattttagtgattcaattttttagattagtattttataaataacttttttaaaatgcGGGGAAATGTTGATTTTATCAATTAAATCAATGTTgacatgataaatatttaagGTTGAAATTGTGAAGTTATGCTAGTTATCATATGTGACAGTTAGTCAAAAATTAGAGTTACTATGTTCTCACTATTAATGAATAGTTTTTTATCACTGTATGTTTCTCACcctatttgtaattttttttttttttttaataaattgtagtttatctaatttatcaatattatatatatatatatatatatatatatatatatatatgggttttaatatattttttcatcacGGTTGTGTTAGTTgtatcatatttgatttttatacagAATATTGAAGGTTCgactttaacatttaaaaacaaaaaaaaaattaaaacaaggaaaaaaaattagttactATTCAAATATCTATTATGAcatcaatttaattttgaatgataaaactaataaaaaaatatgacacaatattttttaaaaaaataatctacaAAGTGCCTACTTTCAAGCATGAAAAACACATTTGAAGAGCTTCAcaccaaacaaaattaaatttattgaaCTTGCATGAAGTTGGGCGGCGTTGAGTTATAAATCCGGTGTAAACAAAAAGTTCAAGATgccatttattaaaatatttagttttaaattaattattaataaataaaattttgatgaatttatatgaaaattctAAAACAATAGAAGGTCAAACACAACTCAACCCAcgtttaaaactaaaaaaacagaCAGTGAGGATAAGAAGAGATGACCAACAAACACCCTGGAAATTATCAAAAGGTGATCACTAATAAATTAACTTGGACGTATGAAATTTCCTTAGTACACTCACCTTAATAACAATTACTGTGTTGACTTGTTCCTCATATGAATGCACTTGTGAAACATGTTCAACTCTTTGGATGAGGAAATTGTATAAAATAGGttcaattatttgtttcttgcatagattattattaattcatgGGTTGTGAACAAGTgaaaaagaatttattaaagTAATTCATTTAAGACAGCAAATTGTTCctataataaataaaccataaatataataagagatttattaaattaattttaagtaCCGTGATGATAAGATTGAAATATTGGATTGTTAAGAGAGAATAAAAGAATATACTGAAATCACTCACATAACAAATGATATGACTCAAATATGAGTTGCGCAGTCAATACAAATGTTTAATATTAATTGTTAGATATAATGTCTTATTTATATGTTGtcctaaattataaaattgagcagagaaaatcaaaattatGCTTGATTGTGAATACTCCGGtacatttctctttttttgagAGTTCTGAatctaatcaaaataaaatatatgattaatttttaataagaatTGATAAGAGCTCATTGAAACTACTATTAAAAACATGATTATTCCACTTCAAATGTATGTTGCAAAATTTGTCCaaataagaatttttaaagCGTCCTTAATCAGCAGATTAAGTTGTGTTTGTGTCCACATTAATAAtggacaaaaatttttttccttaaaataattttaaaaaaattatcttttctcttaatattagttcaaaataaataaatatataaataaataatccacaGGGCAGGGCCACATGTAATTAAAACAAATGGATGATGGCATTGATAAGGAAGCTTCATGAAGTCCAAATAATAAGTGGATGCCATTAGTTAATGATTATTCTAAGCTGAAGTTTCCAATAAATCATACTCCCGTGGA contains:
- the LOC120283726 gene encoding uncharacterized protein LOC120283726 yields the protein MMKKMIKHPNNNPNLEEEERDWSHIPGQFLWGVMNYLPPFDAMRISYVCNSWKSIIKPEPNKITIPWVLCNPSSSISTDRIFIDLSTNAISRVKIPDIVSQGTCISSKHGWLLLHPNSHPMNIINGGFYSHRIFPYQPRVTSSKYEPNTSIVNNKCTLRLLHPVSGTVIDLPEIQEEDCNVVVGPAIIGAVSELTGKPELIIQASFRGHKGIVLRITRAGQSQWEEHRFQHCFGWETRVARVAMHGSTRVCCFDPKGRMCVFEMEDKSWLIFPELCNSRSGFVVECEDEVVKVAPLPPSVHGNQERYMFYKLGLDENGVIGWVEMERVGLENKWWFLDINGESYCVKGVGRKVFQLFGHYGMVRNGGGRVRFGTRIVSEVGIPLSVLDLDDGVPQELMPELALKDCKLGWILMDFPVSV